In a genomic window of Echeneis naucrates chromosome 4, fEcheNa1.1, whole genome shotgun sequence:
- the LOC115042170 gene encoding alanine aminotransferase 2-like, whose product MTSLQQINPSVRGIQLAPHCELQSLATHIKKQILQGVQKSFREVIDVSSGDSHQAGIKPISFVRQVLAACLYPQMLEEQNLPLDIELRAHSLLAACEGGSTGSYTDSSGMPRVRQSIAEFITRRDAGIPSSAKDIFISAGSQRGLMVLVKLLVSGETGVRTGVLTPVPCPHTLPMLLDEAGVMPVPYQLMEERGWTMELDELQLALSAARNHCEPRAIYVSNPGNPTGHVQDRKSIEEVIQFAAAEKLILLVDEVYQDSVYRQDRQFISYKRVLFEMGKVFSETVELVSFHSLSCATMGECGLRAGFMEVVNMDPEVKHYVNTMLCTDISTPVTGQLALELMGSPLKPGDPFYDTYTKEILLIQATLVQNAERAWWFLNSLPAISCQPAMGGVYLYPRLHLPPGLIEQAKALEVEADVLYCQRLLQEEGVLVGAGCQQGGTTRKHHLRLCIQVPPNTLEEVLTRFGSFHLRLMDKFPHSNTKISSFQH is encoded by the exons ATGACTTCTCTACAGCAAATAAATCCCAGTGTGAGGGGAATCCAACTTGCACCACACTGTGAATTGCAGAGTTTGGCAACTCACATCAAAAAACAGATCTTGCAG GGAGTGCAGAAATCCTTCAGAGAGGTGATTGATGTCAGTTCAGGGGATTCCCATCAAGCTGGAATTAAACCAATCTCATTTGTTCGACAG GTCTTGGCAGCATGTCTCTACCCTCAGATGCTGGAAGAGCAAAATCTGCCTCTAGACATCGAACTGAGGGCTCACAGTCTGCTGGCGGCCTGCGAGGGTGGAAGCACAG GTTCCTATACTGACTCCTCCGGAATGCCTCGTGTCAGACAAAGCATCGCTGAGTTCATCACCAGACGTGATGCTGGAATTCCATCCAGTGCTAAAGACATTTTCATCTCAGCTGGTTCTCAACGGGGCTTGATG GTGCTGGTAAAGCTGCTGGTCAGTGGGGAAACGGGGGTTCGAACAGGTGTCTTGACCCCGGTGCCCTGTCCCCACACTCTGCCCATGCTGCTGGATGAGGCTGGTGTGATGCCGGTGCCATaccagctgatggaggagcGAGGCTGGACCATGGagctggatgagctgcagctaGCGTTGTCGGCCGCTAGGAATCATTGTGAGCCCAGAGCCATTTATGTCAGCAACCCAGGAAACCCCACAG GACATGTACAGGACAGGAAGTCCATAGAGGAAGTGATTCAGTTTGCTGCAGCTGAGAAACTCATTCTGCTGGTTGATGAG GTGTACCAAGACAGTGTGTACAGGCAGGACAGACAGTTTATCTCCTATAAGAGAGTTCTGTTTGAGATGGGCAAAGTGTTCTCTGAGACAGTGGAGTTGGTCTCCTTTCACTCTTTGTCCTGCGCTACCATGGGAGA ATGTGGTCTGAGGGCAGGATTCATGGAGGTGGTCAATATGGACCCAGAGGTGAAGCATTATGTCAATACCATGTTGTGTACTGACATCAGCACTCCAGTCACAGGACAGCTGGCTCTGGAGCTCATGGGGAGCCCACTGAAGCCTGGAGACCCGTTCTATGACACATACACCAAG GAGATTCTCCTCATTCAAGCCACTTTGGTCCAGAATGCTGAGCGGGCTTGGTGGTTCCTGAACAGTCTGCCGGCAATTAGCTGCCAGCCAGCAATGGGTGGAGTCTACCTTTATCCCCGTTTGCATTTACCACCTGGGCTCATAGAGCAGGCCAAG GCATTAGAGGTGGAGGCAGATGTTCTGTACTGCCAGAGGTTACTGCAGGAGGAAGGTGTGTTAGTGGGAGCAGGTTGTCAGCAAGGTGGAACAACACGCAAACACCACCTCAG gtTATGCATTCAGGTTCCACCCAACACTCTGGAGGAGGTCCTGACTCGCTTTGGCTCTTTCCACCTTCGTCTCATGGACAAATTTCCTCACTCGAACACTAAGATTTCGTCATTCCAACACTGA
- the LOC115041672 gene encoding 1-phosphatidylinositol 4,5-bisphosphate phosphodiesterase gamma-1-like isoform X1, translated as MCAARFSSGLNGCAEEAVGGAAGAAGPVVASRMLDWTEAGPRILHSLEIGTVMTIFYQKKSQRPERRTFQIRQDTRQIVWSRSPDKIEGEIDIREIQELRLGKSSRDFERYPEEARKLDSALCFIVLYGLEFRLKTLSVAAFSEEEVNMWITGLKSLMASTQRAPAPQQTDRWLRKQFEVMDRNHEGSITIKDVKTLLPQINYRVPNMRFLKDKLQEVEARSDLSYPNFAQLYRTLMFDAQKSIIEQLELSFPLRNVDRPELCQISLYDFQKFLQMDQKESWASDLSRAREFLMGYMRGGPQPEPMLQLDEFLTFLFSKENSICDPGLSPVIHDDMKRPLSQYWISSSHNTYLTGDQFSSESSLEAYARCLRMGCRCIELDCWDGPDDLPIIYHGHTLTSKIKFLDVLHTIKEHAFVTSEYPVILSIEDHCSVVQQRNMATHFKKVFGDLLLTKPVDNNAEELPSPYQLRRKILIKHKKLVEGTLYEEVTSASYSENDISNSLKNGILYLEDPIDHTWTPHYFVLTSNKIYYSEETSHYQTADEEDDDEGKVECNNNEQHCAERWFHGKLGGGRDGRQVAEKLLQEYCEGGAKDGTFLVRESETFVGDYTLSFWRSGRVQHCRIHSRQESGSTHFYLTDNLVFDSLYRLICHYRDTPLRCNEFEMRLGNPVPQPNAHESREWYHSSLSRVQAEHMLMRVPKDGAFLVRKRSEHSSYAISFRAEGKIKHCRIQQEGRLFMLGSSAEFESLVDLVSYYEKHPLYRKMRLRYPINEDTLDRMGTTELDYGALYEVRTPHFYVEANKMPTARCTVKALYDYRAQREDELCFPKQALILNVDKQEGGWWRGDYGGKKQLWFPANYVMEVPSSPTRELDEVSTENSPLGTFLKGFIDVPSCHIVVHKDGKNSRLYVFTIHSQHLSSHPVQTLDVAADSMEDLSSWVGKIREAAQNADARMQEEKQMERRKKIAVELSELVVYCRPVPFNEDKIGTERACYRDMSSFPETKAEKFATRGRGKRFLQYNRRQLSRVYPRGQRLDSSNYDPLPMWLCGSQLVALNFQTPDKPMQLNQALFMLGGSSGYVPQPDIMRGDAFDPFDKDTLHVEPITIQLQVLGARHLPKNGRSIVCPFVEVEICGADYDSCKCKTDVVADNGLNPVWVQRQFVFDIHNPTFSFLRFTVFEEDMFSDPNFLAQATYPVRLLRTGYRSVPLRNSYSEELELASLLVHIEIVNAKDEDDENLYTSIQLLRDRTSELSNQVSILERSGSADLSYQQSLEELRAAQDQLSELVEARNRRLMEKKKREKLRQQVATKRS; from the exons tCGACATACGAGAGATCCAGGAGCTGCGGTTGGGGAAGAGTTCACGTGATTTCGAGCGGTACCCGGAGGAGGCCCGTAAACTGGACTCTGCACTCTGCTTCATTGTGCTCTACGGCCTGGAGTTCCGCCTCAAGACGCTCAGCGTGGCTG CCTTCAGCGAAGAGGAGGTGAACATGTGGATCACTGGCCTCAAATCACTGATGGCTAGTACTCAGAGAGCACCTGCGCcgcagcagacagacag GTGGCTGAGGAAACAGTTTGAAGTCATGGACAGGAACCATGAGGGCAG TATCACAATAAAGGACGTGAAAACTCTGCTGCCTCAGATCAACTACAGAGTCCCCAACATGCGTTTCCTCAAAGACAAGCTCCAG gaagtggaggccaGGAGTGACCTGTCGTACCCTAACTTTGCACAGCTGTACAGGACACTAATGTTTGATGCACAGAAGAGT ATTATTGAGCAACTGGAGCTCTCCTTCCCTCTGCG AAACGTTGACAGGCCAGAGCTCTGTCAGATCTCTCTCTACGACTTCCAGAAGTTTTTACAGATGGACCAGAAG GAGTCCTGGGCGTCGGATCTGAGCCGGGCCAGAGAGTTTCTCATGGGGTACATGAGGGGGGGACCGCAGCCTGAGCCCATGCTACAACTGGATGAG TTCCTGACCTTCCTGTTCTCCAAAGAAAACTCCATATGTGATCCCGGACTCTCACCTGTCATTCACGACGACATGAAGCGACCTCTGTCCCAGTACTGGATCTCCTCCTCACACAACAC CTACCTGACAGGGGACCAGTTTTCCAGTGAATCATCTCTAGAAGCCTATGCCCGCTGCCTGAGGATGGGCTGCCGCTGCATCGAAC TGGACTGCTGGGATGGGCCCGATGACCTGCCAATCATCTATCACGGCCACACCCTCACCTCCAAGATCAAATTCCTGGACGTGTTGCACACTATCAAAGAACACGCCTTTGTCACATCTGA gtaTCCTGTGATCCTGTCCATCGAGGACCACTGCAGCGTGGTCCAACAGAGGAACATGGCCACACACTTTAAAAAGGTGTTTGGAGATCTGCTGCTAACCAAGCCGGTTGATAACAACGCAGAAGAGCTCCCTTCTCCTTACCAGCTCCGCAGGAAGATCCTCATTAAG CACAAAAAGCTGGTGGAGGGGACCCTGTATGAGGAGGTGACGTCAGCCAGCTATTCTGAAAATGACATCAGCAACTCACTGAAGAACGGCATCCTGTACCTCGAAGACCCCATCGACCAT acctggactccaCATTACTTCGTCCTGACCAGTAATAAGATCTATTACTCAGAGGAGACGTCCCACTACCAGACagctgatgaagaggatgatgatgaaggaaaAGTG GAGTGTAACAACAACGAGCAGCACTGTGCAGAGCGATGGTTCCATGGGAAACTGGGCGGCGGTCGAGACGGCCGGCAGGTGgctgagaagctgctgcaggagtACTGTGAGGGTGGGGCCAAAGATGGCACCTtcctggtcagagagagtgagacgTTTGTCGGGGACTACACCCTCTCCTTCTG GCGCTCTGGTCGAGTGCAGCACTGCAGGATCCACTCACGTCAGGAGTCTGGCTCCACCCATTTCTACCTGACAGATAACCTGGTTTTCGACAGCCTCTACCGCCTCATCTGCCACTACAGAGACACGCCACTGCGCTGCAATGAGTTTGAGATGAGGCTAGGCAACCCCGTGCCTCAGCCCAATGCACATGAGAGCAGGGA GTGGTACCACTCCAGTCTGTCCCGCGTTCAGGCCGAACACATGCTCATGCGTGTTCCAAAGGACGGAGCTTTCTTGGTGCGAAAGAGGAGTGAGCACAGCTCCTATGCCATCTCCTTCAG GGCAGAGGGGAAGATTAAGCACTGCCGTATCCAGCAGGAGGGGCGACTCTTCATGCTCGGCAGCTCGGCAGAGTTTGAGAGTCTGGTGGATCTGGTGAGCTACTACGAGAAACATCCTCTTTACCGCAAGATGAGGCTGCGCTACCCCATCAATGAGGACACGCTGGACCGAATGGGCACCACG GAGCTTGATTACGGGGCACTGTATGAAGTTCGCACGCCGCATTTCTACGTGGAGGCCAATAAGATGCCGACAGCTCGG tgtACAGTCAAAGCACTGTATGATTACCGGGCCCAGAGGGAGGACGAGCTGTGCTTCCCCAAACAGGCACTCATCCTCAACGTGGACAAGCAGGAGGGTGGCTG GTGGCGAGGCGACTATGGTGGAAAGAAGCAGCTGTGGTTTCCCGCGAACTACGTGATGGAGGTGCCCAGCTCTCCTACAAGAGAGCTGGACGAAGTG tccacagagaacaGTCCCCTGGGTACGTTCCTCAAGGGCTTCATCGACGTCCCCAGCTGCCACATTG TGGTCCATAAAGATGGGAAGAACTCAAGGCTGTATGTGTTCACCATCCACTCGCAGCATCTCTCCTCTCACCCGGTCCAGACGCTGGACGTAGCTGCAGACAGCATGGAGGATCTGAGCAGCTGGGTTGGAAAGATCAGAGAGGCTGCACAGAACGCCGACGCTCGG ATGCAGGAGGAAaagcagatggagaggaggaaaaagattGCGGTGGAGTTGTCGGAACTGGTGGTTTACTGCAGACCTGTCCCCTTCAATGAAGACA AGATCGGGACAGAGAGAGCGTGCTATCGGGACATGTCTTCCTTCCCAGAGACAAAGGCAGAGAAGTTTGCAACCCGAGGCAGAGGGAAGCGCTTCCTGCAGTACAACCGACGCCAGCTTTCCAGAGTTTACCCCCGAGGACAGAGACTGGACTCGTCCAACTATGACCCGCTGCCCATGTGGCTCTGCGGCTCCCAGCTGGTTGCACTCAATTTCCAGACCCCAG ATAAACCCATGCAGCTGAACCAGGCCTTGTTCATGCTGGGAGGGAGCAGTGGCTATGTCCCCCAGCCCGACATCATGAGGGGCGATGCCTTTGACCCTTTCGACAAGGACACATTGCATGTGGAGCCAATCACCATCCAGTTACAG GTACTGGGGGCTCGTCACCTGCCTAAAAATGGCCGCAGCATTGTCTGCCCCTTTGTGGAGGTGGAGATCTGTGGAGCTGACTATGACAGCTGCAAGTGCAAAACAGACGTTGTTG CTGACAACGGTCTAAATCCTGTTTGGGTGCAGAGGCAATTTGTGTTTGACATTCATAACCCTACCTTCTCCTTCCTGCGCTTCACCGTCTTCGAGGAAGACATGTTCAGTGACCCCAACTTCCTGGCACAGGCAACCTATCCTGTCCGTCTACTACGAACAG GCTATAGGAGCGTCCCACTGAGAAACAGCTACAGCGAGGAGCTGGAGTTGGCATCACTTCTAGTCCACATTGAGATTGTCAACGCAAAG GACGAAGACGATGAGAACTTGTACACGTCCATCCAGCTGCTGCGGGATCGAACCAGCGAGCTGTCCAATCAGGTTTCCATCCTGGAGCGGTCGGGCTCTGCGGATCTCAGCTACCAGCAGAGTCTGGAAGAGCTCAGAGCAGCCCAGGACCAGCTCAGCGAGCTTGTAGAGGCTCGAAACCGAAG gctgatggagaagaagaagagggagaagctGAGGCAGCAAGTGGCAACAAAGCGCAGTTGA
- the LOC115041672 gene encoding 1-phosphatidylinositol 4,5-bisphosphate phosphodiesterase gamma-1-like isoform X2, which produces MHRRVNVDRPELCQISLYDFQKFLQMDQKESWASDLSRAREFLMGYMRGGPQPEPMLQLDEFLTFLFSKENSICDPGLSPVIHDDMKRPLSQYWISSSHNTYLTGDQFSSESSLEAYARCLRMGCRCIELDCWDGPDDLPIIYHGHTLTSKIKFLDVLHTIKEHAFVTSEYPVILSIEDHCSVVQQRNMATHFKKVFGDLLLTKPVDNNAEELPSPYQLRRKILIKHKKLVEGTLYEEVTSASYSENDISNSLKNGILYLEDPIDHTWTPHYFVLTSNKIYYSEETSHYQTADEEDDDEGKVECNNNEQHCAERWFHGKLGGGRDGRQVAEKLLQEYCEGGAKDGTFLVRESETFVGDYTLSFWRSGRVQHCRIHSRQESGSTHFYLTDNLVFDSLYRLICHYRDTPLRCNEFEMRLGNPVPQPNAHESREWYHSSLSRVQAEHMLMRVPKDGAFLVRKRSEHSSYAISFRAEGKIKHCRIQQEGRLFMLGSSAEFESLVDLVSYYEKHPLYRKMRLRYPINEDTLDRMGTTELDYGALYEVRTPHFYVEANKMPTARCTVKALYDYRAQREDELCFPKQALILNVDKQEGGWWRGDYGGKKQLWFPANYVMEVPSSPTRELDEVSTENSPLGTFLKGFIDVPSCHIVVHKDGKNSRLYVFTIHSQHLSSHPVQTLDVAADSMEDLSSWVGKIREAAQNADARMQEEKQMERRKKIAVELSELVVYCRPVPFNEDKIGTERACYRDMSSFPETKAEKFATRGRGKRFLQYNRRQLSRVYPRGQRLDSSNYDPLPMWLCGSQLVALNFQTPDKPMQLNQALFMLGGSSGYVPQPDIMRGDAFDPFDKDTLHVEPITIQLQVLGARHLPKNGRSIVCPFVEVEICGADYDSCKCKTDVVADNGLNPVWVQRQFVFDIHNPTFSFLRFTVFEEDMFSDPNFLAQATYPVRLLRTGYRSVPLRNSYSEELELASLLVHIEIVNAKDEDDENLYTSIQLLRDRTSELSNQVSILERSGSADLSYQQSLEELRAAQDQLSELVEARNRRLMEKKKREKLRQQVATKRS; this is translated from the exons ATGCACAGAAGAGT AAACGTTGACAGGCCAGAGCTCTGTCAGATCTCTCTCTACGACTTCCAGAAGTTTTTACAGATGGACCAGAAG GAGTCCTGGGCGTCGGATCTGAGCCGGGCCAGAGAGTTTCTCATGGGGTACATGAGGGGGGGACCGCAGCCTGAGCCCATGCTACAACTGGATGAG TTCCTGACCTTCCTGTTCTCCAAAGAAAACTCCATATGTGATCCCGGACTCTCACCTGTCATTCACGACGACATGAAGCGACCTCTGTCCCAGTACTGGATCTCCTCCTCACACAACAC CTACCTGACAGGGGACCAGTTTTCCAGTGAATCATCTCTAGAAGCCTATGCCCGCTGCCTGAGGATGGGCTGCCGCTGCATCGAAC TGGACTGCTGGGATGGGCCCGATGACCTGCCAATCATCTATCACGGCCACACCCTCACCTCCAAGATCAAATTCCTGGACGTGTTGCACACTATCAAAGAACACGCCTTTGTCACATCTGA gtaTCCTGTGATCCTGTCCATCGAGGACCACTGCAGCGTGGTCCAACAGAGGAACATGGCCACACACTTTAAAAAGGTGTTTGGAGATCTGCTGCTAACCAAGCCGGTTGATAACAACGCAGAAGAGCTCCCTTCTCCTTACCAGCTCCGCAGGAAGATCCTCATTAAG CACAAAAAGCTGGTGGAGGGGACCCTGTATGAGGAGGTGACGTCAGCCAGCTATTCTGAAAATGACATCAGCAACTCACTGAAGAACGGCATCCTGTACCTCGAAGACCCCATCGACCAT acctggactccaCATTACTTCGTCCTGACCAGTAATAAGATCTATTACTCAGAGGAGACGTCCCACTACCAGACagctgatgaagaggatgatgatgaaggaaaAGTG GAGTGTAACAACAACGAGCAGCACTGTGCAGAGCGATGGTTCCATGGGAAACTGGGCGGCGGTCGAGACGGCCGGCAGGTGgctgagaagctgctgcaggagtACTGTGAGGGTGGGGCCAAAGATGGCACCTtcctggtcagagagagtgagacgTTTGTCGGGGACTACACCCTCTCCTTCTG GCGCTCTGGTCGAGTGCAGCACTGCAGGATCCACTCACGTCAGGAGTCTGGCTCCACCCATTTCTACCTGACAGATAACCTGGTTTTCGACAGCCTCTACCGCCTCATCTGCCACTACAGAGACACGCCACTGCGCTGCAATGAGTTTGAGATGAGGCTAGGCAACCCCGTGCCTCAGCCCAATGCACATGAGAGCAGGGA GTGGTACCACTCCAGTCTGTCCCGCGTTCAGGCCGAACACATGCTCATGCGTGTTCCAAAGGACGGAGCTTTCTTGGTGCGAAAGAGGAGTGAGCACAGCTCCTATGCCATCTCCTTCAG GGCAGAGGGGAAGATTAAGCACTGCCGTATCCAGCAGGAGGGGCGACTCTTCATGCTCGGCAGCTCGGCAGAGTTTGAGAGTCTGGTGGATCTGGTGAGCTACTACGAGAAACATCCTCTTTACCGCAAGATGAGGCTGCGCTACCCCATCAATGAGGACACGCTGGACCGAATGGGCACCACG GAGCTTGATTACGGGGCACTGTATGAAGTTCGCACGCCGCATTTCTACGTGGAGGCCAATAAGATGCCGACAGCTCGG tgtACAGTCAAAGCACTGTATGATTACCGGGCCCAGAGGGAGGACGAGCTGTGCTTCCCCAAACAGGCACTCATCCTCAACGTGGACAAGCAGGAGGGTGGCTG GTGGCGAGGCGACTATGGTGGAAAGAAGCAGCTGTGGTTTCCCGCGAACTACGTGATGGAGGTGCCCAGCTCTCCTACAAGAGAGCTGGACGAAGTG tccacagagaacaGTCCCCTGGGTACGTTCCTCAAGGGCTTCATCGACGTCCCCAGCTGCCACATTG TGGTCCATAAAGATGGGAAGAACTCAAGGCTGTATGTGTTCACCATCCACTCGCAGCATCTCTCCTCTCACCCGGTCCAGACGCTGGACGTAGCTGCAGACAGCATGGAGGATCTGAGCAGCTGGGTTGGAAAGATCAGAGAGGCTGCACAGAACGCCGACGCTCGG ATGCAGGAGGAAaagcagatggagaggaggaaaaagattGCGGTGGAGTTGTCGGAACTGGTGGTTTACTGCAGACCTGTCCCCTTCAATGAAGACA AGATCGGGACAGAGAGAGCGTGCTATCGGGACATGTCTTCCTTCCCAGAGACAAAGGCAGAGAAGTTTGCAACCCGAGGCAGAGGGAAGCGCTTCCTGCAGTACAACCGACGCCAGCTTTCCAGAGTTTACCCCCGAGGACAGAGACTGGACTCGTCCAACTATGACCCGCTGCCCATGTGGCTCTGCGGCTCCCAGCTGGTTGCACTCAATTTCCAGACCCCAG ATAAACCCATGCAGCTGAACCAGGCCTTGTTCATGCTGGGAGGGAGCAGTGGCTATGTCCCCCAGCCCGACATCATGAGGGGCGATGCCTTTGACCCTTTCGACAAGGACACATTGCATGTGGAGCCAATCACCATCCAGTTACAG GTACTGGGGGCTCGTCACCTGCCTAAAAATGGCCGCAGCATTGTCTGCCCCTTTGTGGAGGTGGAGATCTGTGGAGCTGACTATGACAGCTGCAAGTGCAAAACAGACGTTGTTG CTGACAACGGTCTAAATCCTGTTTGGGTGCAGAGGCAATTTGTGTTTGACATTCATAACCCTACCTTCTCCTTCCTGCGCTTCACCGTCTTCGAGGAAGACATGTTCAGTGACCCCAACTTCCTGGCACAGGCAACCTATCCTGTCCGTCTACTACGAACAG GCTATAGGAGCGTCCCACTGAGAAACAGCTACAGCGAGGAGCTGGAGTTGGCATCACTTCTAGTCCACATTGAGATTGTCAACGCAAAG GACGAAGACGATGAGAACTTGTACACGTCCATCCAGCTGCTGCGGGATCGAACCAGCGAGCTGTCCAATCAGGTTTCCATCCTGGAGCGGTCGGGCTCTGCGGATCTCAGCTACCAGCAGAGTCTGGAAGAGCTCAGAGCAGCCCAGGACCAGCTCAGCGAGCTTGTAGAGGCTCGAAACCGAAG gctgatggagaagaagaagagggagaagctGAGGCAGCAAGTGGCAACAAAGCGCAGTTGA